One stretch of Malus domestica chromosome 14, GDT2T_hap1 DNA includes these proteins:
- the LOC103452580 gene encoding BTB/POZ domain-containing protein At3g05675-like has protein sequence MDKALQTKPCRFGDRKNSDVVICLKNREGTPKRFCSHSLVLINRSKYFANRLSHPSSSDCINIHCSEVNYDHHVNLLKLLYLPADSILDSFDSVKSALGILQVAVAFQCEEIARCCIQYLEAVPWEDKEEELILKAVSKLGSIAMPILARIQPVDLAATKNVFVSAVRVATSISGPCPPFGNELKTSAQEQVEFMLGDDEDAPLVTADDEVKSVLRMGLLQIYSTFEKELSALLLEPDLVSDRAEEKILHSLSDLEWMCNILGKMDLMKDFVSNWAESSSNVLGVVEDKKLDSFMWGLKIKLIEVTAKVLEAVGYGNVILPTPIRASLLKTWLPYIRKMKPLLDSKGSEGTGFPYKMSEDLCQSIEGAMVTLVLALPSNDQADILADWMGAEQVRYPDLSEAFEVWCFRTKSAKRRLVEGLDGAAGNATVSL, from the coding sequence ATGGACAAAGCTTTACAGACCAAGCCCTGCAGATTTGGTGATCGAAAAAACAGTGATGTTGTTATATGTTTGAAGAATAGAGAAGGAACACCGAAACGGTTCTGTTCCCACTCCTTGGTTCTGATAAATAGGAGCAAGTACTTCGCCAACCGGCTATCTCACCCGAGCTCTAGTGATTGCATTAATATACATTGCTCAGAGGTTAACTATGATCACCATGTCAACCTGTTGAAGCTGCTTTATCTTCCAGCAGACTCAATTTTGGACTCGTTCGACTCTGTTAAATCTGCACTTGGTATTCTTCAGGTAGCAGTTGCCTTCCAGTGCGAAGAGATTGCGCGGTGCTGCATCCAGTACTTGGAAGCTGTTCCTTGGGAGGACAAAGAAGAGGAACTTATTCTAAAAGCAGTTTCAAAATTGGGTTCAATAGCAATGCCGATATTAGCCAGGATCCAACCTGTTGATTTAGCTGCCACCAAAAACGTTTTTGTATCAGCAGTTCGCGTTGCCACATCCATTTCTGGACCATGTCCTCCATTCGGTAACGAGCTTAAAACTTCCGCGCAAGAACAAGTTGAATTCATGCTAGGTGATGATGAGGATGCACCGTTGGTCACAGCTGACGATGAAGTAAAATCAGTGTTGAGAATGGGTCTATTGCAGATTTATTCGACGTTTGAAAAGGAGTTGTCTGCCCTACTTTTGGAGCCCGACCTTGTATCTGACAGGGCAGAGGAGAAAATATTGCATAGTTTATCTGATCTCGAGTGGATGTGTAACATACTCGGGAAGATGGATTTGATGAAGGATTTCGTATCCAACTGGGCTGAAAGCTCGAGCAACGTTTTAGGAGTAGTCGAGGATAAAAAACTTGATTCTTTTATGTGGGGTTTGAAAATTAAGCTAATAGAAGTAACTgctaaagtcttggaagcagtTGGCTATGGCAATGTGATTCTTCCAACTCCAATCCGCGCCTCGTTACTAAAGACATGGCTGCCTTATATAAGGAAGATGAAGCCCCTCTTGGATTCAAAGGGTAGCGAGGGAACAGGTTTTCCATACAAGATGAGCGAAGACTTGTGCCAGAGCATTGAAGGGGCCATGGTGACGTTGGTGCTGGCATTGCCTTCGAATGATCAAGCGGACATTCTGGCGGACTGGATGGGAGCCGAGCAGGTCAGGTATCCAGACTTGAGCGAGGCGTTTGAGGTGTGGTGTTTTAGAACCAAGTCTGCAAAGAGAAGATTAGTGGAGGGATTGGATGGGGCGGCTGGCAATGCAACTGTGAGCCTCTGA